ctcaattttcaaaatgactaccagcacacttattagtgGGCCCAGATTTAGAGATTGaaaccataatgactcgttgaaaaaacTACAAACTTAGTATTCCtcgagagaagttgatgctttttaaagggatttttttGAGCCAGCATCTAGCATCATCAGTGgaattgcactttaaggtacttctgcattggcttcagcctcaagccttGGTAGTTTACTGCttggctaaaacatgcaaaaacagtgGCATGGTTCTTAAAGAGCAGCTTAACACCAAgttgaaaaacagtttttcactGCCCTCCCAGCATCACTGATGGGTCAGATCAGAAGTgtgctctgtatttttttatatgtttggggagagagagacggggtATGACACGCAACAAAGGTCCGCTGCTGGAATTAAACCACGGACATTGTGGTTATGTTGCATGTGGCATGAGTCTTAACCAGTACGCTACTTCCACGCCAGTTGTGCTTTGTTGCATGTGTAAACACACTctacagtgatgtcacagtgtactaaCCCACCCTGGTGTACACCTCTAAATCACTGCAGGGgggtgagaagttaaaccactgcAGGTCAGAAATAATCAAGTATTTCAGCTGTTGTTATATTTGGTCTTAAGCCAAAGTTTAATGTcaaactatatttttcttttgtcttgttcTCTCTGTTCCTCAGTTAGTTTCACTTGTGAAGCAGACAGAAGGTGGAGATCCAACCACGATGTTGTTGTCTCTCCAACATGCATACCAGGTATTGTTTTtcatcacaaacataaaaccctGCAAATCACAATCTAGATCTAAGTATAGAATTAGGTCTTTAATTGGAACATGAAGTCTATGCTTGTGTGAAATCCTTTCCCATACATCTGTGTCCCATCCAGTCTGTGGCCAGCCAACAAAACTCATCTCTGCCTATCAGAGGATCATTGGAGGAAGTGAAGCTCCAGTTGATACCATCCCGTGGCAAGTGTTACTGAGCGTAgatggaagaagaggaggtggcATGGTGATTGGAGACCGCTGGGTTATGACTGCAGCTCATAATCTAATATATAATGGAATTAAAGCATCAAATGAAACAGTGCGGGTAAGAGTGATGCCATAGATGTTATGTACATACCCAGTGCCTCTATGTTTTTGATTGACATTTATTTCCTCTTATGCTGCTGATTTGCAGATTCACATGCTGGTTGTTCCATGGGCTGTTTGTGTTGTCAACTGGCATATGTTGGATCACAttcaggcttgaacatgtatgaatgtatttgcCAAATGTTtgccaaggggcagcttccgggagctggccaatcagagcagagtgagCTcttcaggaggggggccttaaagagacaggagctaaaactgcctgtttaaGACATTATTTCCTCTTAATGTTGTTGATTTGCAGATTTTCATGGGACTCAATGATGTCGAAAAACACAAGGACTCCGCTGTGTATGCTGACTCAATCCATGTTCACCCTCATTACAACAACCCCAGCGATGTTGACTACAACAATGATATTGCCTTGATCAAACTGCCAAACCAGATCACATTCAACTCATCTGTAATGCCAATATGTTTGCCAGCAGAGGGTGCCACATACGTCACTGGCATGATGGGGTAAGGAAACACCTGAGGATTTTCACTGTGTAATTATATaatcctttttaaaaacttatattatttattgtcatgttttttaaaaaaaatacatcttgcatttaagtcttatttttttttgcttttttcccctttgctCTGCCTTCTTGTGAATCTTGTCCAGCTTCTAGACAGGAGACTCtgatttgcttttttcttctgaGTTCACTAAAACTGTACTACATTTTTTTCAGACTGGTGTCAGGCTTTGGTCGCACAGAAAACAGTCGGTTTTTAACAAATAAGCTGAAGTACGTGCAACTCCCTGTGGTCAGCCAGCAGACATGCATTGATTCAATCAATTTTCTGAAGAGGACAAGTAACGATGTGCCATCTGTGTCAAGTAACATGTTTTGTGCTGGAGTCCCAGAAGGTGGAAAAGACTCCTGTCAAGGTGACAGCGGAGGCCCCTTTGCTCTGGAGGACAATGGACAATTCTGGGTTGCAGGGATTGTCAGCTGGGGGGTCGACTGCGGAAAGCCAGGCAAATATGGAGTCTATACCAGAGTCACCAACTACCTGGACTGGATCAAAAAGACCATGCAGGAGAACTGAATGTACAGTAATTCATTACAATGATGTgaagatgttgatgatgatgtaatgatcaaaacaaaagtaaaagcCAAAGCGTttacaataaaatcagaaaaaaagtaattttgttCTAAATGTACTCTTGTGTAAAGTTAATGCATACATGTGTGTCAAGAAGAGCTATGAATTAAGTTCTTCCattgacaataaaatacaattataaaTATTTCAGAATTTCCTAAAGTTATTGAACATATTTATTATTCACTTAAGTCATCGTATTGTATTTAAATctccaaaaagcattttttcctCTGCTTTAAATAATGCGACATAATGCAGATTTATAGTATGTGTCTTTTCGTGGATCTCAGATTAGTCATAAATCTTTTCTCTCGTAAAGATGAATTAGTATCCACTTCATCTCCTTCCTACCAACTTGCTATTTGTCTTTCACTCTAGCACTGGCTTGAACTATGTATATTGTTATTAACTACTGTGTATGTCTACAATATACTGCGAGTACTAGTTACTTAATTTCTAGTGGTGAACCTACAAAGACAGTAGGCTCTCCCTCCATTGGCTTTTTGGGTCTGCAAACAAACGCCTCATTCTCCTACTTTGATTTCACTACAACTCAAGCTTGCATTTATTTTTGCCAAGACAAGCAAAGCCAAATACTGGGGATAAGAGTCCATTGCAAAATACTACTAGCTACAGCCACCTGACATTAATGGTCCATTTGAGCATGAGAGATTTCTCTTGAAACAGCACATCAGTTCACACAGAGATAAACTTGTTCCAGACATGAGGTGGACCTACTGTATTATCTGGTAAGTTTGATCTTATTTTTAACCTGCATGTTTCAAGTTTTAAAGATATCTTCCTTTTTCATGAATTTcattattatgaattattatgatcattattttcaaaaatgtgtaGTACCTACTATACATGTGAAACCACTTCATGTCATCATTCCTGCATTATGCATTGTTGACAATCAGTGTTCTAGATATGTAGTTTTTATGGTTGACTGAGAAATCAATTTCTCAGAATAGGGAAAACCACAGCAATCTTATGTGGTTGCAAAGGTAAAAAAGTGATTTTGTCactgtgtttgttctttttctgtttgcatCAACTTTGGACTGGCAAGTTCCAACTCTCTCTGTTTATGCACCTTTCTAGGTTTCTGTATGCGTCAGTATGTGAGTGCTGGCGGCTGCACTGCTCTGAGCCTGTAATACATGGGGAGGTCCGGTCCCCGCAGTATCCCCAGCCTTACCCTCCCAACCTGCTGAAGCAATGGGACCTCTGGGTTCCCGACGGCCACCAGATCCAGCTGTCCCTAACACACCTGGATATTAAAGTGTCTTCAGGCTGCTATCAAGACTCTCTTACAGTCAGAGCCATACTGAGACCTAAGATTAGATAATATTCCAAGCAATAGATCAATGTTTTTGAACCCAGATTTTAgttgaatatttatttcttcactTTGACTTGATGACTGGCACAAATTGAGGTCTTGAATTGGAACCATTGACTCCGTCATCAACTACAAATCTTAGTAGGACAACTCTAAAAGTGTATCTGTTTCTTCatcataatatactgtaaaccATGTCTGCGTGTTCACATGGCTGCAGGCTATGAATACttattttaaaggggacgtatcatgcacatttcaaggtctatatttatattttgggaCACTACTGGTATAACTGCATGATTTGCAGCTCAAAAAATTCCTCATTTATTTTAAGCTGGCCCTTTACGCAGCCCCTCGGTGTAGCCTGTCttaaacaggccgttttagctcctggcTCTTtgaggcccccctcctgatgagcccactctgttctgattgggtAGCAGCTCTGGAAgatacgtaaacaaacagtagtagtagaatttcacttttctttactggaaatggaaactttttaaatacatccagtgtttcccctataattgtacaacAAGAACCCCctccaggccaaaaaatatttttttaatgccaaaaataatgccaaatatccattcattcggaaatgaatagcatttgggagcctctgtacagcgctgttctgaaacatgagttaacctctgtgtcattgcctgggaaactcttgctAGCGTAGCTcattttaaggaatagggcagtgtgtaatatgtgtgcaTAGCGGATGAGCGAGCAATTGAGTGAAAGAGCGAGTGGCAGAAATGACGGTGAATGCGAGTGGGGGaaaggaaaaggttagcagtgcATTTgtagtctggcagtaaatgtagaGTATAGACTACAGTgcgtcagttaataaatgcggcagcttgtcaagaccaagaaaagtcatgtctgttgtttccaaaacttctggaaaagtgaagggggttagctccaaatttagcaacaatgggttagcctaaacTGTCAACGCTAAAGAGATAAATAGcgaacggagaaatgtgtggctgctgagacTCCTGACTTTTACTGAAGCCTGCTCTGAatgggcttttgactttcagggagtaTTTTATGttcacctcaggttttggacctttgaccatatttaacatagacatccaacatcataacagtataaaaataacagaaaatcacaaggAGCataatatgttccctttaaaacATAACTGATAGGATGATGCAAAATAGTGCTAAGCGTGCACTACCTGGGAGTGAAATTCATGTATaacaaatgactgaaataagTGACTTAAGTAGGAGCATAACTATGTCAGTCATTGTTTGGGGTATGAAACACACAAATGGGCCATTTGCCCAATCTAAGCCTGCCAGTTCCATATAGACAGGTACTTGTTGGAAGGCTTCACAACAGCTTGTATACCAAATACAACATACTGCATACCATGAATGTAACAAGTGTCCTCCTAAGTAGCTATAGAATATTAGCATTAATCAGAAAATAGGCTATGACTAACACCAAATCCATAATGTATATTTTAGACTTCAgtgcattaatattttaatgaaatacaAAGAACATTATTTGTAGTCATTTGATTTACTAATATGATAAATATTGAAGCTGAACTTCAATCTCAAAAGTATAGCTGATCCTCAAAGCTAAGGCTGACGAAATAGAGATTACACCAATAATAAATGacagatatgtttttaatttgtatgcattctttttagtttattttagcATTCAATACGGTAGAGTCTTTCAacactttgaaataaaaatggatgTTTAGCCTAGTGTGTTGCGGGGTTAAGTCTCAGATCACACTTGGACTCCTTTTTATGCAGCGAGGACTTGACTTGACGTTCAGTTCCTCAACAACGCAATAGACTACTTTATGCACCAAAAAATGTATTGCATCCTGTCCGCACGCACAAATGTTGCTTCATAATTATGTGTTCTAACTGACCTTAGATAGAACAGGGTTTGTCAGGGAGTGCCTAATCACAATTATGGTCTATTATAATGTCTTTTTTGCTCTTTACATTTTTCAGGTTCTCTACCATCAAAGGGTCTTGGGGAAGTTTTGTGGCCAAGAAAATTCCACGGATTACCCCGGCAAAGAGCCAATCATTTCTCCAGGCAACATATTGACTCTCATATTCCAAACAAGTGACTCCACACAACAGCGCCAACAGCACACTGGGTTCTCTGCGACATACAAGGCAATAGGTAGTTTTTCCAGTCACTTACCTCTTCCTACCAATGCATTACATCCCTCCAGTCTTCAAGAGACATACCACCTGAAAACATAATTAACATGGTGCTTTTCCAGGCAATATGGTCAGTAAAGTTAAAATCatcaaacatactgtagataacTGAATTGTCTGATGATCTTGTGTTGATCAGCTCAATGACCTTCTCATTATCAGACATTGATGAGTGTTCAAAAACGGACACTGGAGATGGCTCAGGTCCACTCTGCTCTCAGATCTGCGTCAACACCCAGGGCTCCTACCGCTGCTCCTGCCAGCATGGTTACAAGCTTCATTTAGACCagcacacatgtgtgtgtgagtgctgcaTCAGTAAATACAAGTTTCTTAATGTGTGGCATCTTGTGAAGCTCAGTAGTTAGAGCAGGGCTTTAGTGCTGTCGAgtcaatgtaaaaaataatttttattttggggTGAACTACTTCATCTCTTCAATTTATTGCATGAATATTTGCCAcaataacatttgtttttattgcctaTCCAGTATCCTGTGTTGACTGTATATTTGACAAGCTTGAGGGTCGTCTGTCCAGTCCAGGGTACCCTCACCCCTCACCTCCTTTTCTGTCCTGCAAGTACATAATTTCTGTAGAGCCCAGATTCGCTGTCACTCTTAACTTCACTGACAACGTCCACATTAAGAGTGCAGACACTCAGCAAGGTCCcagctgcaggctgcaggtAATGACAATAGGCTtcttttaacaaataaaaaataataagatgGCTATACTGATAGGCCTTGATGTACATAAGGAAACTTTCTACTACCCCTCCCCACATAGGTGACCATCCCAGACGGACCTACCAAGAAGCCGTGTAGCGAAAAGAGACCAGGTCTGATAGCTACAAAGTCTAGCACTGTCAGGTTGGACTACCACACTGATGTTGAAGGCCTGAGCTATAGCTGGAGCCTGGACTACAGCACACATGGTgagggatggagagaaagagacatggTGTTTCCAGGTTTATTCACAGTAAGCTGGGCACATTAATCAACGTTAACATTTAACATCAATTTAGGGCTTAGCTCAGCTACTTTTAGTCCTGACATAactaaaaaaatgacaaagaggtTGTCAAACAGAGGTTTGCTGCTCTCACGGAAAAGGCTGATTGTCAAGTTTGCTGCACCTGAAGAGGACAGTAATCTTACCTCTGGTCTTGTTTTTCTGGAGGTACTATCCAGGAGTTTAACAATGTGGCTTACAGGAAACAGCACCGTTTCATGCAGAATCAGAGAGACACATGTCCttatttaaaggatatggctggaaattatatatttttcttattgtcaacaaatatcaTGTGCTGagccaaaacaacaatgaatcGATCCTATCTACACGTATTGTGTGCGTATCCAAAGTCTTacatatcttattcctctgtgcagtAGACTTCTGTTGTTGTCAAAAAACTATTATACAACACATAGTTCCTACCAAGCAATCAACTAGACATTAAGAACatgctcaaatcagcatgacagcacacctagccatgctcaaatgaaaaaagcctcatcactaaaaatattactccaCCATTCATTAGAACTACAGACCATGATATCGCGCTAACAACCGTAATTTCTGGTTAGATGACTGGTGATTGATTTGAATTATggagatatgtgaacttggcaaacttgtttttttcttatgtcattttcagccgtaactgtaacgtttgaagataaacagttaaacacggtggtccgacctatctgacACTACTGCTGTGCTTATTTTATGTACggtgttgctttgctagtgtctttggtttgtttgtttgtttatttacgGGACTTGGCGCAAGCGCCTCGTTCCTGACCGCATCACTGTTGTGCCAACAATGacggtaaagcacaccctcgAGTGTAATATTGCTTGATTAAGAACACATCACTGAGCCACACTaatgcactgggtgacatgttccttcgccATAAAGAGTTGGGgcatggtagtttgtttagaaatggctccaaagactaataacagcgattctgttttcagtcttcggacagtagttctgtgtaaagcgGGCGACACTGCGCTCGCATGGGAACGCGATTCCATTTACagtgctttgctagcttgttgtgctacatattgttacctcttgactttgtactacattgtacattTCCCAAAAAACTTTAGAACAAAGTCAAAAGGTTATGATTTGTACCACAACAATAGAGTAAAGAACTGTGAATGGAACCATACACTCAGTAGCATCCACCTGCAGGGACTGGAGGGCAACAACTGTATGGGGCATGGCTACATAATGTGTGACGCAGTAGGGGGGGGTGAGGGTACACTGACTGACCACCTCAGTGTGGCGATGTAGAGCTGGTCAGTAATTGGAGCCCAGCtaaccagccatgagcagctgcCATCAGACTCTCTGTGTCCATGCTGGAAAGGCAGACAGTCCTGTGGAGCTTTATCAGTCACTATAAACACATTCAAggccctttgtaaaagtttctaTGTGGTATctgtgttgtagctgagctagTGGCTCTCCTACAAGAGGttctctggtgtgtgtgtgcctgtgggGGAGTGTCAGTATGTGGCTGTAGCCTTGCTGTTTATCATGGTTAATGTTACCGTTGTTAGCCCTAACACCACCAGCTGCTCTGTgcgagaggcacaaactgaagCTATGGTTAGccaattttctgatatttatacttgGTGTGGCAGCTGAAATAGACCTCAGGGTCTTGCCTAATATGTCATGGCAATGACCGTATTCATTTAAGGATGGGCAGAGAATTTGACTGAACTGAATTTTCAAATCCATGCAGACACAAATAAGCTAATTTTGACTAGAAAAGGCAGTTTTTACATACAATGTGTATTATTGGAAAAATCACCTGCATTAAAATCATATGCCAACATAAGCATAAGTGATTATGTATacagtgtaaaaagaaaagatcagAAATTATATAGTGTGTATTTACCCCTTAAGAAAGTCACATAAACAATTCCCAAGGTGGACCCTTGGGAATTGTCAGTTAATTAGATTTCATCCAAGTTACTGGTGctattttcaaaatattctggcactcagtgaaaaatcttgtTGCCAAATGTACTGTATGGTCGAAGCTGGTATAGCTGTGTAACAGTGTACATTGAGCTGGTGATTAGTGtgtggttgtcatggtttttCTAGAGGTCAAGTGTCCATTTCCTGGGACTTTGGCTAAAGGAAGGTTCACCCCTGTCCTAAGTGAATATTTCTACAGAGACTTCATCCATGTGACCTGTGACCAGGGATACAAACTAATGAAGgttagatgttttttcttttctttcactgttcatttgcaCCAAATGAAGACACTGctaacaaacatacaaacattcgTCCAATATATTACATTCTGTCAATCCACTCTATTTTTCAGGATGGTCTAGAGATCAAGAAATTCTCTGCCATGTGTCAAAGCAATGGACAGTGGCACCCATCTCTGCCAGAATGCCAAAGTATGTTTGTTTTGAGcacaattcatttttaaagtgtgATTCCACAATACACAAGACAATAATTTTTCTGTGTCTCACTGACCAAATATCGATATGTCCTTGTTTTGTTCTTCTGCAGTAATTGATTGTGGAGAACCCGAACCATTGCTGAATGGATGGTTGACCTTCCATTCTGGCCGTTCTGTGGTTCATTATCACTGTAATGAACCATTTTACTCTCTTGGGGGCATAAATAGTGAGACATTCATACATATTATTCCAAAAATAATACTATTCATAAAAACTTGATtacacaaatattaaaaatgtatagcttaactaaaaataaatgctATTTTCTTGTTCCCGCTTGCCCTCAGTTAGCTTAACCTGTGAAGCAGACGGAAAGTGGAGATCCAACCACGATGTTGTTGTCACTCCAACATGCATACCAGGTATTGCTCTGTCGCCAAAATAAAACCCTGTGATACCTAATCTAGGACTCTTTACTTAAAACATGAAGTATTTGCCTGTGTGAACCTAATTTCTGTCTGTCCCATCCAGTCTGTGGCCAGCCAACAAAACTCATCTCTGCCTATCAGAGGATCATTGGGGGAAGTGAAGCTCCAGATGATACTATCCCATGGCAAGTGTTACTGAACGTAGATGGAAATAGAGGAGGTGGCATGGTGATTGGAGACCGCTGGGTTATGACTGCAGCTCATAATCTAATGTATCATGGAGAGAAAGCATCAAATGAAACAGTGCGGGTAAGAGTGATGCCATAGATGTTATGTACATACTGTTTGCACTTTTTAATAGTGTCATACCAGTACCATTTATACTGGTTCTTCTGTTATTTAATACTATACTGACACATACCATTGcacatatattatacatatttttattagaaatttttacttttatttattgtattccTTATGTATTCCCATTTCTATTCCTTTACAAATCTATGCTGCTTTGTGACTGCAATTTCCCCACAGGGATAAATAAAGATCGATCAATCAATTGATCATTCTATCTGTTAATCGATCAATCAACctatgtatctatgtatctatgtatctatctatctatctatctatctgtctgtccgTCTACATACCCAGTGCGTCCATGTTTTTGAATTGacatttatttcctctttatGCTGTTGATTTGCAGATTTTAATGGGACTTAAGGATGTCGAAGAAGGCAAGGACTCCCCTGTGTATGCTGACTCAATCCATATTCACCCTGATTACAATAACCCCAGCGGTGTTGACTACAACAATGATATTGCCTTGATGAAACTGCCAAACCGGATCACATTCAACTCATCTATAATGCCAATATGTTTGCCAGCAGAGGGTGCCACATATGTCACTGGCATGATGGGGTAAGGAAACACCTGAGGATTTTCACTGTGTAATTATATaatcctttttaaaaacttatattatttattgtcatgttttttttttaaatacatcttgcatttaagtcttattttttttgctttttttgcttcTAGACAGGAGACTCtgatttgcttttttcttctgaGTTCACTAAAACTGTACTACATTTTTTTCAGACTGGTGTCAGGCTTTGGCGTCACAGAAACTGAAGGCAAACGGTTTTTAACAAATAAGCTGAAGTACGTGCAACTCCCTGTGGTCAGCCAGCAGACATGCATTCATTCAATCAATTCTCTGAGGAGGACAAGGAACCATGTGCCATCTGTGTCAAGTAACATGTTTTGTGCTGGAGTCCCAGAAGGTGGAAAAGACTCCTGCCAAGGTGACAATGGAGGCCCCTT
This sequence is a window from Thunnus thynnus chromosome 10, fThuThy2.1, whole genome shotgun sequence. Protein-coding genes within it:
- the LOC137190668 gene encoding ovochymase-2-like; its protein translation is MNLLMNMFNLRMGWTSCIIWFLYVSVSECWPLPDSEPVMYGEVQSPQYPQPYPPNLLKQWDLSVPEGYQIGLTFTHLDIEASAGCYYDALTVLYDDKVLGKFCGHENSADGHHPGYQPILSPGNRLTLVLQTDDNNPERHQNVGFSAQYQAIDIDECSGPVPGDGSGPLCSQICLNTLGSYLCSCHHGYELRSDQRTCVLSCHGGIFDELEGHLSSPGYPHPAPHAVSCQYVISVELGFTVSLNFTDKFQIESMDTQQGPSCLYHWLEVTIPNSQPVKLCGGESPGLITTNSNIVRLDYHTDNEGQSSGWSLDYSTHRVKCPFPGTITKGRVTPVLSEYFYRDYIFVRCDQGYKLMMDDQEIESFSAMCQNNGQWHLPLPECRIIDCGEPEPLLNGGVTFLSGFQNQYRSVVQYHCNEPFYSLLGGINVSFTCEADRRWRSNHDVVVSPTCIPVCGQPTKLISAYQRIIGGSEAPVDTIPWQVLLSVDGRRGGGMVIGDRWVMTAAHNLIYNGIKASNETVRIFMGLNDVEKHKDSAVYADSIHVHPHYNNPSDVDYNNDIALIKLPNQITFNSSVMPICLPAEGATYVTGMMGLVSGFGRTENSRFLTNKLKYVQLPVVSQQTCIDSINFLKRTSNDVPSVSSNMFCAGVPEGGKDSCQGDSGGPFALEDNGQFWVAGIVSWGVDCGKPGKYGVYTRVTNYLDWIKKTMQENWFLYASVCECWRLHCSEPVIHGEVRSPQYPQPYPPNLLKQWDLWVPDGHQIQLSLTHLDIKVSSGCYQDSLTLDRTGFVRECLITIMVYYNVFFALYIFQVLYHQRVLGKFCGQENSTDYPGKEPIISPGNILTLIFQTSDSTQQRQQHTGFSATYKAIDIDECSKTDTGDGSGPLCSQICVNTQGSYRCSCQHGYKLHLDQHTCVLSCVDCIFDKLEGRLSSPGYPHPSPPFLSCKYIISVEPRFAVTLNFTDNVHIKSADTQQGPSCRLQVTIPDGPTKKPCSEKRPGLIATKSSTVRLDYHTDVEGLSYSWSLDYSTHEVKCPFPGTLAKGRFTPVLSEYFYRDFIHVTCDQGYKLMKDGLEIKKFSAMCQSNGQWHPSLPECQIIDCGEPEPLLNGWLTFHSGRSVVHYHCNEPFYSLGGINISLTCEADGKWRSNHDVVVTPTCIPVCGQPTKLISAYQRIIGGSEAPDDTIPWQVLLNVDGNRGGGMVIGDRWVMTAAHNLMYHGEKASNETVRILMGLKDVEEGKDSPVYADSIHIHPDYNNPSGVDYNNDIALMKLPNRITFNSSIMPICLPAEGATYVTGMMGLVSGFGVTETEGKRFLTNKLKYVQLPVVSQQTCIHSINSLRRTRNHVPSVSSNMFCAGVPEGGKDSCQGDNGGPFALEDNGRFWAAGIVSWGVDCGKPGKYGVYTRVANYLDWIKKTMQEN